The Penaeus monodon isolate SGIC_2016 chromosome 5, NSTDA_Pmon_1, whole genome shotgun sequence genome window below encodes:
- the LOC119572816 gene encoding uncharacterized protein LOC119572816 has protein sequence HSHLFQGTVAGECKTYSPVCNTYFNFGDKDHLIGSSGLSSFRISSQSLVYYLTCRSLGYFREAPVLRKNLSLPGVEPAKPQRNLSLPGVEPTEPEQNLPGVRPKQPKDQDQCTAQTIGLVVVGTALLLALAFVCVAGWRTRQAAVSVKGGAASGNSTVSCHDSENSIYGMTEIVPTNT, from the exons CACTCCCATCTCTTTCAGGGCACTGTCGCTGGTGAATGTAAAACGTACAGTCCCGTATGTAATAcgtattttaattttggggacaAGGACCATTTGATTGGTTCATCGGGCTTAAGTAGTTTCCGAATTTCAAGCCAGTCACTGGTCTATTACCTGACGTGTAGATCACTTGGGTATTTTC GTGAGGCGCCAGTGCTGAGAAAGAACCTCAGTCTACCAGGCGTGGAACCTGCAAAGCCACAGCGGAACCTCAGTCTACCAGGCGTGGAACCTACAGAGCCAGAACAAAACCTTCCAGGCGTGAGGCCTAAGCAACCGAAAGACCAAGACCAGTGTACCGCCCAGACCATTGGGCTCGTGGTCGTAGGGACGGCGCTACTGCTCGCATTGGCCTTCGTCTGCGTCGCCGGTTGGAGAACGAGGCAGGCAG CGGTGTCAGTGAAAGGCGGCGCAGCATCTGGAAACAGCACAGTTTCCTGCCACGACAGCGAGAACAGCATTTACGGGATGACGGAAATCGTTCCTACCAACACCTGA